A genomic window from Sorex araneus isolate mSorAra2 chromosome 2, mSorAra2.pri, whole genome shotgun sequence includes:
- the LOC101544364 gene encoding zinc finger protein 555: protein MDLVVFEDVAVTFSPEEWVLLDSSQKELYRAVMLDICGHLASMDDVPSFAGGTVSQQDIYEDESTKECETAEWSRDNSWAPGFGKTCGKDNSEEDYHTTETWHSSNHWAQSFPEVKDLCVEQGLGQILDFHTYQKTLTVLKHDDDAAGVHGTDSVHPPLPPSDAPGRRVRRLHRCPECGLGCSCPSVLRRHLRIHRGERPYACVTCGRTFPHTSSLNRHRKIHTAEKPFACPQCGKGFIDMSSLSSHARTHTGEKPYECPQCGKAFGYSSTFRRHRIIHTGEKPYRCQECGEAFSYSSTFRRHRVTHTGEKPYACQECGEAFSFPAAFRRHRMAHTGRTPHACEHCGKTFIYLQSFRRHQRIHTGEKPYACGHCGKTFVHLQSFRRHERTHEEEDDDDVVVVAAQKPYACHRCGTAVSPPVAAFLGPAAAAAAVAAPGEQPQVATPCGQPLGWPLSLRRHLQPRAAGEQPPAWELLEGAFRQDHGRPQPGERPYECPLCGPGCRGHGALQKHLKGPTVDRPQACQQCGQAFLWPELLPQRARAPAATATAAATAEKPSECQECGKVFKWPSSLPVHMRLHTGERPYPCGQCDKAFSCSSSLRRHAKTHAPEPHPGGGSTAGRAPAWHVADLGSIPGSPLGPPSTARSNSWAQSPKESALSIATSGAPPIKQNKKAEME, encoded by the exons ATG GACCTGGTGGTCTTTGAGGATGTGGCTGTCACCTTCTCCCCGGAGGAGTGGGTTCTGCTGGATTCTTCCCAGAAGGAGCTCTACAGAGCGGTGATGCTGGACATCTGTGGGCACCTGGCGTCCATGG ATGATGTTCCTAGCTTTGCTGGTGGGACTGTTTCTCAGCAAGATATTTATGAGGATGAAAGCACCAAGGAATGTGAAACAGCAGAGTGGAGCAGAGACAACTCCTGGGCTCCAGGTTTTGGAAAAACTTGTGGAAAAGATAACAGTGAAGAAGATTATCACACAACAGAGACCTGGCATTCCAG CAATCACTGGGCGCAAAGCTTCCCTGAGGTGAAGGATCTGTGTGTCGAGCAGGGCCTCGGCCAGATTCTAGACTTCCACACCTACCAGAAAACGCTCACCGTTCTCAAACACGATGACGATGCCGCCGGCGTGCACGGGACCGACTCCGTGCATCCGCCGCTGCCCCCGAGCGACGCCCCGGGCCGCCGGGTCCGCCGACTTCACCGGTGCCCGGAGTGCGGGCTGGGCTGCAGCTGCCCGTCGGTCCTGCGCCGGCACCTGCGCATCCACAGGGGCGAGCGGCCCTACGCGTGCGTCACCTGCGGCCGCACCTTCCCGCACACGTCGTCCCTGAACCGCCATCGGAAGATCCACACGGCCGAGAAGCCCTTCGCCTGCCCGCAGTGCGGGAAGGGCTTCATCGACATGTCCAGCCTGAGCAGCCACGCGCGGacccacacgggcgagaagccctacgaGTGTCCGCAGTGCGGGAAGGCCTTCGGCTACTCGTCCACCTTCCGCCGCCACCGCATcatccacacgggcgagaagccgtACCGCTGCCAGGAGTGCGGCGAGGCCTTCAGCTACTCGTCCACCTTCCGCCGCCACCGTGTCACCCACACCGGCGAGAAGCCCTACGCGTGCCAGGAGTGCGGCGAGGCCTTCAGCTTCCCCGCCGCCTTCCGCCGCCACCGCATGGCCCACACCGGCCGGACGCCCCACGCCTGCGAGCACTGTGGCAAGACCTTCATCTACCTGCAGTCGTTCCGCCGCCACCAGCGCATCCACACGGGGGAGAAGCCCTACGCGTGCGGCCACTGCGGCAAGACGTTCGTCCACCTGCAGTCGTTCCGCAGGCACGAGCGCACCcacgaggaggaggacgacgacgacgTCGTCGTCGTCGCCGCGCAGAAGCCCTACGCGTGCCACCGGTGCGGGACGGCCGTCAGCCCGCCCGTGGCCGCCTTCCTCGgccccgctgccgccgccgccgcggtgGCGGCCCCGGGGGAGCAGCCTCAGGTGGCCACCCCGTGTGGGCAGCCCCTCggctggcccctctccctgcggAGACACCTGCAGCCCCGCGCCGCCGGGGAGCAGCCCCCCGCGTGGGAGCTGCTGGAGGGCGCCTTCCGCCAGGACCACGGGAGGCCGCAGCCCGGGGAGCGTCCTTACGAGTGTCCGCTCTGCGGGCCGGGCTGCCGCGGCCACGGGGCCTTGCAGAAGCACCTGAAGGGGCCCACGGTGGACAGGCCCCAGGCGTGTCAGCAGTGCGGCCAGGCGTTCCTCTGGCCCGAGCTGCTCCCGCAGCGCGCGAGGGCGCCCGCTGCCACTGCCACCGCCGCTGCCACCGCCGAGAAGCCCTCCGAGTGCCAGGAGTGCGGCAAGGTCTTCAAGTGGCCGTCCTCGCTCCCCGTCCACATGCGCCTGCACACCGGCGAGAGGCCCTACCCCTGCGGGCAGTGCGACAAAGCCTTCAGCTGCTCCTCGTCCCTGCGGAGGCACGCGAAAACGCACGCGCCAGAGCCACACCCCGGGGGCGGGAGCACAGCCGGGAGAGCGccggcctggcacgtggccgacctgggttcgatccccggcagccctttgggtcccccgagcaccgccaggagtaattcctgggcgcagagccctaaggagtcagccctgagcatcgccacgagTGGCgcccccccaataaaacaaaacaaaaaagcagaaatgGAATGA